Proteins encoded within one genomic window of Pararhizobium capsulatum DSM 1112:
- a CDS encoding CsbD family protein translates to MGSTSDKISGAANQAAGKAKQAAGKVTGNDKLRAEGKGQEVKGKVQTASGKAKDAVKGAVDRM, encoded by the coding sequence ATGGGCAGCACGTCCGACAAGATTTCCGGCGCCGCAAATCAGGCAGCTGGCAAGGCAAAGCAGGCGGCCGGCAAAGTAACCGGCAACGACAAGCTGCGTGCCGAAGGCAAGGGCCAGGAAGTCAAGGGCAAGGTCCAGACTGCTTCTGGCAAAGCCAAGGACGCCGTAAAGGGCGCCGTCGATCGCATGTAA
- a CDS encoding YqgE/AlgH family protein, with the protein MMATFQKKRERGQLDGHFLIAMPGMVDSNFARTVIYVCAHSSDGAMGFILNRPQQLTFTDVLRHLDIIDQDEAIRLPDKTRRFQIQSGGPVETGRGFVLHSDDYLSTSSIPVSDEICLTATLDIVRAISRGEGPARATMMLGYAGWGAGQLENEIANNGWLNCPASEDLIFDRDFGDKYDRALALMGVAPAMLSMDAGHA; encoded by the coding sequence ATGATGGCGACATTTCAGAAAAAGCGCGAACGCGGCCAGCTGGACGGACATTTCCTGATCGCCATGCCTGGCATGGTCGATAGCAATTTTGCCCGTACGGTGATCTATGTCTGCGCCCATTCCAGCGATGGTGCGATGGGTTTCATCCTGAACCGGCCCCAGCAGCTGACCTTTACCGATGTGCTTCGCCATCTGGACATCATTGACCAGGATGAGGCGATACGCCTGCCTGACAAGACGCGCCGTTTCCAGATCCAGTCCGGCGGTCCCGTCGAGACCGGGCGCGGCTTCGTGCTGCACTCCGACGATTACCTCAGCACCTCCAGCATTCCCGTCAGCGACGAGATCTGCCTGACGGCGACGCTCGATATTGTTCGCGCCATATCGCGCGGCGAAGGTCCCGCCCGGGCAACCATGATGCTTGGTTACGCAGGCTGGGGAGCCGGGCAGCTGGAAAACGAAATCGCCAACAACGGCTGGCTCAACTGCCCGGCAAGCGAAGATCTGATCTTCGATCGCGACTTCGGCGACAAGTACGATCGTGCCCTGGCCTTGATGGGTGTAGCGCCGGCCATGCTGTCGATGGACGCTGGTCACGCCTGA
- a CDS encoding GNAT family N-acetyltransferase translates to MTRSVFRFLSRQPDPVEIASASYILRLPKTSDYRQWFQLRSESRAFLEPWEPTWRADEMTESAFRTRVIRNEQEFSSGQAVPLFLLSRAENELLGGLTIGYIRRGVAQCCMIGYWMGERHAGKGHMEQALRLALPYIFSSLQLHRVEAACIPENQRSIRLLEKVGFQREGYLREYLKINGHWRDHLMFSLLSQESAPARNLSI, encoded by the coding sequence ATGACACGATCGGTCTTTCGGTTTCTGTCACGGCAACCGGACCCGGTCGAGATTGCAAGCGCCAGCTATATCCTGCGGCTGCCCAAGACCTCCGACTACCGGCAATGGTTCCAGCTACGCAGCGAAAGTCGCGCTTTCCTGGAGCCCTGGGAGCCGACATGGCGGGCGGATGAAATGACGGAAAGCGCCTTTCGCACACGCGTCATCCGCAACGAACAGGAATTTTCCTCCGGGCAGGCCGTACCGCTGTTTCTCCTCTCACGCGCCGAAAACGAGCTTCTGGGCGGCCTGACCATCGGCTATATCCGCCGCGGGGTCGCCCAATGCTGCATGATCGGCTACTGGATGGGTGAGCGTCATGCCGGCAAGGGCCATATGGAACAGGCGCTGCGCCTTGCTCTCCCCTATATCTTTTCAAGCCTTCAGTTGCACCGGGTCGAGGCAGCCTGTATTCCCGAGAACCAGAGAAGCATCCGGCTCCTTGAAAAGGTCGGGTTTCAGCGCGAAGGCTACCTGCGGGAATATCTGAAGATCAATGGACATTGGCGAGATCACCTGATGTTCTCCCTCCTCTCGCAGGAAAGCGCGCCAGCCAGGAATTTGAGTATTTGA
- a CDS encoding protein-disulfide reductase DsbD domain-containing protein → MKRSGLLQNVTHFLVLATLAGYFFAKPSEAASSEWTVVEGGEVRIVAAKPQADGNIPAILDIRLKPGWKTYWREPGASGIPPEVTIDAAGGIDFSGIRFPPPQTFDDGIVRYVGYDHSVALPLTLKRNRPGDLALDASVFLGICKDICIPVQAALKVSLPERLVENPLERARIDAAVAALPAQPDDSFKVASAAYDPKVATLSMDVGLPEGADPSSAEIFVAGPPGFGFGKTAISITDGGTILAKVPVKPPTSGGALKSGSVLVVVTSGDRSIETALAFD, encoded by the coding sequence ATGAAACGCAGTGGTCTTCTACAGAATGTGACGCATTTCCTCGTGCTGGCAACCCTTGCCGGATATTTTTTTGCAAAACCAAGCGAAGCTGCGAGCAGCGAGTGGACGGTTGTCGAGGGCGGAGAGGTGCGGATCGTCGCCGCAAAGCCTCAGGCCGATGGCAATATCCCCGCCATCCTCGACATAAGACTTAAACCCGGCTGGAAGACCTATTGGCGCGAGCCGGGCGCAAGTGGCATCCCGCCCGAGGTGACGATCGATGCCGCCGGCGGCATCGATTTCTCCGGCATCCGCTTCCCTCCGCCGCAGACTTTTGACGATGGAATCGTTCGTTATGTCGGCTACGACCATTCCGTCGCCTTGCCGCTGACGCTCAAGCGCAACCGTCCCGGCGACCTTGCTTTGGATGCATCGGTCTTCCTCGGCATCTGCAAGGACATCTGCATACCCGTCCAGGCGGCGCTGAAGGTTTCCCTGCCGGAAAGGCTGGTGGAAAATCCGCTGGAACGCGCCCGGATCGACGCTGCCGTCGCAGCCCTACCGGCACAACCCGACGATAGCTTCAAGGTGGCTTCGGCGGCGTACGACCCGAAGGTCGCGACATTGAGCATGGACGTTGGGCTTCCGGAAGGCGCCGACCCATCCTCAGCGGAGATATTCGTTGCCGGCCCGCCCGGCTTCGGTTTTGGCAAGACGGCCATCTCCATAACCGATGGCGGAACGATCCTTGCCAAAGTTCCCGTGAAGCCCCCGACCTCGGGCGGAGCGCTGAAAAGTGGCTCGGTTCTGGTCGTCGTCACCTCAGGCGACCGCAGCATCGAAACCGCGCTTGCCTTTGATTGA
- a CDS encoding zinc-binding metallopeptidase family protein produces MRLYACENCGNSIHFDNRTCISCGSQLGFSSESLLLHALQPVDGGWKTMSSLPQSVFFCANAAHDICNWLVTAGDGNAYCVACRYNRIVPVTDNPEGLERWQRIGQAQRHLFYSLLRWRLPIPGRDIDPQGGLVFDFLADEVDANGNVIPAMTGHEDGLISLRAAEANDATRESVRVSMGEPYRTLLGHFRHEIGHFYWGQLVRDDDTLALARQLFGDEREDYAEALQRNYEQGPPADWQTRFISTYASCHPAEDFAECWAHFCHIVDTLETARSFGISTDPRRHEDMAAEVDFDPYRAHDAQTLVDAWIPLSVALNSLQRSMGQADSYPFVLSASVVEKLNFINALIQRAGNRQYSLGNRQ; encoded by the coding sequence ATGAGACTTTATGCCTGTGAGAACTGCGGAAACTCCATTCATTTCGACAATCGCACCTGCATTTCCTGTGGTTCGCAACTCGGATTTTCCTCTGAAAGCCTGCTGCTTCATGCGCTTCAGCCGGTCGATGGTGGATGGAAGACGATGTCGTCCTTGCCGCAGAGCGTGTTTTTTTGCGCCAATGCGGCCCATGATATCTGCAACTGGCTTGTGACGGCGGGTGACGGCAACGCCTACTGCGTCGCCTGCCGGTATAACCGTATCGTGCCGGTCACGGACAACCCGGAAGGCCTGGAGCGCTGGCAGAGGATCGGGCAGGCGCAAAGGCATCTGTTCTATTCTCTGCTGCGCTGGAGACTTCCTATTCCGGGGCGCGATATCGATCCGCAGGGGGGCCTCGTCTTCGATTTCCTGGCGGATGAAGTTGATGCGAACGGCAATGTCATCCCGGCAATGACCGGGCATGAAGACGGGCTCATCAGCCTGCGCGCGGCGGAGGCCAACGACGCGACGCGCGAAAGCGTGCGTGTCTCGATGGGCGAACCTTATCGCACTCTGCTTGGGCATTTTCGCCACGAGATCGGTCATTTCTATTGGGGACAACTGGTAAGGGATGACGATACCCTTGCGCTTGCGCGGCAGCTCTTCGGCGACGAGCGCGAGGACTATGCCGAGGCGCTGCAGCGCAACTATGAGCAGGGGCCTCCAGCAGACTGGCAGACACGCTTCATCAGCACCTATGCCAGCTGCCATCCGGCGGAGGATTTCGCCGAGTGCTGGGCGCATTTCTGCCATATCGTCGATACGCTGGAAACGGCGCGCTCCTTTGGCATCTCCACCGACCCGCGCCGCCACGAAGATATGGCAGCAGAAGTCGATTTTGATCCTTATCGCGCCCATGACGCGCAAACGCTGGTGGATGCCTGGATCCCGCTCAGCGTCGCGCTCAACAGCCTGCAGCGCAGCATGGGGCAGGCCGACAGCTACCCCTTTGTGCTTTCAGCGTCGGTGGTGGAAAAGCTGAATTTCATCAATGCTTTGATACAGCGTGCGGGCAATCGCCAGTATTCTTTAGGCAATAGGCAATAG
- a CDS encoding EAL domain-containing protein, translating into MTFTRLPLPLPVQRIMALVLAMFAILWASQALAIEPVKISREDTALDLTATTEIYTGRGEAFQVSTAPGTDGIVRRIEVRSSADNHQGDWAVFALANVSEEQIDRVIVAPHFRLVNSKLFWPDLGSQRILSITPSEGFALDRQPSEEADVFRITLNPGSVITFVAELATPELPQIYLWEPDSYKDTVNAFTLYRGIVLGIAGLLAVFLTILFVVKGTSMLPATAALAWAVLAYICVDFGFLSKLISVTAGDDRIWRAGTEVFLAAGLVVFLFTYLNLNRWHQHLSYATLAWILGLGLLFGVAIYDPAIAAGIARLSFALTGTAGIILIAYLGFNRYDRAILLVPAWLLILVWLFGAWLTVTGQLSNDIVQPALGGGLVLIVLLIGFTVMQHAFAGGAYSQGLFSDLERQSLALTGSGDTVWDWDVARDRVVTIPDISAQLGLSPGSMHGPARNWLPRLHPDDRDRFRATLDVLLEHRRGRLNHEFRIRAEDGHYHWLSIRARPVLGANGEIIRCVGTIVDVTEHKNSIDRLLHNAMHDNLTGLPNRQVFLDRLQSILSLASGSNSVRPTVITIDIDRYKSVNDTLGIAAGDNILIALTRRLRRLLKPQDTLSRLGGDAFGLILMSERDPAKVADFADAVSKAIMVPLSFGNREVNLTASIGLVSWVDQQENAAILLDDAELAMFRAKKAGGNRVEPFRPAFRTSGTDRMQLEHDLKRAIERKELSLVYQPIVRLQDAEIAGFEALMRWDHPKRGNISPSEFIPVAESCDLISELGLFAFERATSDLNEWQLQTGDLPIFVSVNLSSAQLLNNDLYDDIRAILTKNRCDPQKIRIELTESLVMENPEQARLVLEKLKDAGLKLALDDFGTGHSSLAYLTRFPFDTIKIDKALVKDSSDKRTILLRSVITMARELEMQVVAEGIESEEDAVQLAQMGCDFGQSFLFGPPIGADSIQRLLKERFPLMKRA; encoded by the coding sequence ATGACGTTCACCCGCTTGCCCCTCCCCTTGCCGGTCCAGAGGATCATGGCGCTTGTCCTTGCCATGTTCGCAATCCTGTGGGCCAGTCAGGCACTGGCGATCGAGCCCGTGAAAATTTCCCGCGAGGACACCGCGCTCGATCTGACCGCGACGACGGAGATCTATACCGGTCGCGGCGAAGCCTTCCAGGTTTCGACGGCTCCTGGAACCGATGGCATCGTTCGCCGTATCGAGGTTCGCTCGAGCGCCGATAACCACCAGGGCGACTGGGCCGTCTTTGCGCTTGCCAATGTTTCGGAAGAACAGATCGACCGCGTCATCGTCGCGCCCCACTTCCGGCTGGTGAACTCGAAGCTTTTCTGGCCGGATCTCGGCTCGCAGCGCATCCTCTCGATCACGCCCAGCGAAGGCTTTGCGCTGGATCGGCAGCCGAGTGAAGAGGCGGATGTCTTCCGCATCACGCTCAACCCCGGCTCGGTCATCACCTTCGTTGCGGAGCTTGCCACACCTGAGCTGCCGCAGATTTATCTGTGGGAACCGGACTCCTACAAGGATACCGTCAACGCCTTCACGCTCTACCGTGGCATCGTGCTCGGCATCGCCGGCCTGCTGGCAGTGTTCCTGACCATTCTCTTCGTCGTCAAGGGCACCTCGATGCTGCCCGCGACGGCAGCCTTGGCCTGGGCGGTGCTGGCCTATATCTGCGTCGACTTCGGCTTTCTCTCGAAACTGATCAGCGTGACGGCCGGCGACGACCGAATATGGCGAGCGGGAACCGAGGTGTTCCTTGCGGCGGGATTGGTGGTCTTCCTGTTCACCTATCTCAATCTCAACCGCTGGCACCAGCATCTGTCCTATGCGACGCTCGCCTGGATCCTCGGCCTTGGACTGCTCTTCGGCGTCGCCATCTACGACCCGGCGATCGCTGCCGGTATTGCCCGCCTCTCCTTTGCGTTGACCGGTACGGCCGGCATCATCCTGATCGCCTATCTCGGCTTCAATCGTTATGACCGCGCCATCCTGCTCGTTCCGGCCTGGCTGCTCATCCTTGTCTGGCTGTTCGGCGCCTGGCTGACGGTTACCGGCCAGCTCTCCAACGACATCGTGCAGCCCGCTCTTGGCGGTGGCCTCGTTCTGATCGTGCTCCTGATCGGCTTTACGGTGATGCAGCACGCCTTCGCCGGTGGCGCCTATAGCCAGGGTCTGTTCTCAGATCTCGAACGCCAGTCGCTTGCGCTGACCGGCTCGGGCGATACGGTCTGGGACTGGGATGTGGCGCGCGACCGCGTGGTGACCATTCCCGATATCTCCGCCCAGCTCGGACTTTCGCCGGGCAGCATGCATGGCCCGGCCCGCAACTGGCTGCCGCGCCTCCACCCCGACGACCGCGATCGCTTCCGCGCCACGCTCGACGTTCTTCTGGAGCATCGTCGCGGCCGATTGAACCATGAATTCCGCATCCGCGCCGAAGACGGCCACTATCATTGGCTGTCCATCCGTGCCCGGCCTGTTCTTGGCGCCAATGGCGAAATCATCCGCTGCGTCGGCACAATCGTCGATGTCACGGAACACAAGAATTCGATCGACCGACTGCTGCACAATGCGATGCACGACAATCTGACCGGCCTTCCAAACCGCCAGGTCTTCCTCGATCGTCTGCAATCGATTCTCTCGCTGGCCTCGGGTTCGAATTCCGTTCGCCCGACCGTCATCACCATCGACATAGACCGCTACAAGTCCGTGAACGATACGCTCGGCATAGCTGCCGGTGACAATATCCTGATTGCCCTGACCCGTCGCCTGCGCCGGCTCCTGAAGCCGCAGGACACACTCTCGCGTCTGGGTGGCGATGCTTTCGGGCTGATCCTGATGTCCGAGCGCGACCCTGCAAAAGTTGCCGATTTCGCCGATGCCGTGTCGAAGGCGATCATGGTGCCGCTCTCCTTCGGCAACCGCGAAGTCAACCTCACGGCCTCGATCGGTCTCGTGTCCTGGGTGGATCAGCAGGAGAATGCCGCCATCCTGCTGGATGACGCAGAGCTTGCGATGTTCCGTGCCAAGAAGGCCGGCGGCAACAGGGTCGAGCCCTTCCGGCCGGCGTTCCGCACCTCCGGCACGGATCGCATGCAGCTGGAACATGACCTGAAGCGCGCCATCGAGCGTAAAGAATTGAGCCTCGTCTACCAGCCGATCGTGCGCTTGCAAGACGCCGAGATCGCCGGTTTCGAGGCCCTGATGCGCTGGGATCATCCCAAGCGCGGCAATATCTCGCCGTCGGAATTCATCCCGGTTGCAGAAAGCTGCGATCTCATCAGTGAACTTGGACTGTTTGCCTTTGAGCGCGCTACAAGCGACCTCAACGAATGGCAACTTCAGACCGGCGACCTGCCGATCTTCGTATCCGTCAACCTGTCGAGCGCGCAGCTTCTCAACAACGATCTCTACGACGATATTCGCGCGATCCTGACCAAGAACCGCTGCGACCCACAGAAGATCCGGATCGAACTGACGGAATCGCTCGTGATGGAAAATCCGGAACAGGCGCGGCTTGTTCTCGAAAAACTGAAGGACGCCGGCCTGAAGCTTGCACTGGATGACTTCGGCACGGGACATTCCTCGCTTGCCTATCTCACTCGCTTCCCCTTCGACACGATCAAGATCGACAAGGCACTGGTCAAGGATTCAAGCGACAAGCGCACCATCCTTCTGCGCTCCGTTATCACCATGGCGAGGGAGCTTGAGATGCAGGTCGTTGCTGAAGGCATCGAGTCGGAGGAGGATGCCGTGCAACTCGCCCAGATGGGTTGCGACTTCGGCCAGAGCTTCCTCTTCGGCCCGCCGATCGGAGCAGATTCCATTCAGCGGCTGCTGAAGGAACGATTTCCGTTGATGAAGAGGGCGTGA
- a CDS encoding peroxiredoxin, with translation MTISVGDKLPAATFKEKTADGPVEITTDQLFAGKKVVLFAVPGAFTPTCSLNHLPGFLENRDAILARGVDDIAVVAVNDLHVMGAWATASGGMGKIHFLSDWNAAFTKALGMDIDLSAGTLGVRSKRYSMLVEDGVVKSVNVEESPGQATVSGAAAMLEQL, from the coding sequence GTGACCATTTCCGTCGGAGACAAGCTGCCTGCCGCTACTTTCAAGGAAAAGACCGCCGACGGCCCGGTCGAGATCACCACGGATCAGCTGTTTGCCGGCAAGAAGGTCGTGCTGTTTGCAGTTCCCGGCGCCTTCACGCCCACCTGCTCGCTGAACCACCTGCCGGGCTTTCTGGAAAATCGTGACGCTATCCTCGCCCGCGGCGTCGATGACATCGCCGTCGTTGCCGTCAACGACCTTCATGTCATGGGCGCCTGGGCGACCGCGTCCGGCGGCATGGGCAAGATCCATTTCCTCTCCGACTGGAACGCCGCCTTCACCAAGGCGCTGGGCATGGATATCGACCTTTCCGCCGGCACGCTCGGCGTTCGGTCCAAGCGCTATTCCATGCTGGTCGAGGACGGCGTGGTGAAATCCGTAAACGTCGAGGAAAGTCCGGGTCAGGCCACAGTGTCTGGTGCCGCTGCGATGCTTGAGCAGCTCTGA